In Citrus sinensis cultivar Valencia sweet orange chromosome 4, DVS_A1.0, whole genome shotgun sequence, one DNA window encodes the following:
- the LOC102609220 gene encoding putative leucine-rich repeat receptor-like serine/threonine-protein kinase At2g24130 — MDRLKATGRHKIIVPFNFLFDSSILQIYYKYSVALMSVLAFPTIQEHTYNLKTLMERIPSLISMMIRLLFIHCLIHSLIIAASANTSIDIDQDALLALKDHITYDPTNFFAKNWLTNSTMVCNWTGVTCDINQRRVTALNISYLSLTGNIPRQLGNLSSLEILDLNFNRLSGEIPWELGNLAKLEKLLLHNNFLTGTIPFSIFKLSSLLDLKLSDNNLTGTIPSHNLGNLSSLQLLDLSDNQLSGSIPSFIFKISSLQALHFGNNRLSGELPANICDNLPFLNFFSVYKNMFYGGISSTLSNCKHLRILDLSFNDLWGDIPKEIGNLTKLKELFLDFNILQGEIPHTVGNLHNLEYLSLVNNELVGTVPATIFNVSTLKLIELSNNTFFGSLPSSTDVQLPNLEELYLWGNNFSGTLPSFIFNASNLSKLSLGDNSFSGLIPNTFGNLRNLKRLRLYNNYLTSPELSFLSSLSNCKYLEIIALSGNPLNGIIPMSAGNLSHSLEELFMPDCNVSGRIPKEIGNLANLVTLDLGGNKFNGSIPIALGKLQKLQLLNLDDNKLEGSIPDDICGLVELYKLALGDNKLSGQIPACFGNLASLRELWLGPNELISFIPSTFWNIKDIMYVNFSSNFLTGPLPLEIENLKALTTLDFSMNNLSGVIPTTIGGLKGLQYLFLGHNRLQGSIPDSVGDLISLKSLNLSNNNLSGPIPTSLEKLSDLKELNLSFNKLEGEIPRGGPFVNFSAKSFMGNNLLCGSPNLQVPPCRASIDHISKKNALLLGIILPFSTIFVIVIILLISRYQTRGENVPNEVNVPLEATWRRFSYLELFQATNGFSENNLIGRGSFGSVYIARLQNGIEVAVKTFDLQHERAFKSFDTECEVMKSIRHRNLTKIISSCSNEDFKALILEYMRNGSLEKCLYSGNYILDIFQRLNIMIDVASALEYLHFGYSAPVIHCDLKPSNVLLDDNMVAHLSDFGIAKLLIGEDQSMTQTQTLATLGYMAPEYGREGRVSTKGDVYSFGILLMETFTRRKPTDEIFSGEMTLKHWVNDFLPISMMKIIDANLLITEDKHFAAKEQCASSVFNLAMECTVESPDERITAKEIVRRLLKIRDFLLRNVES, encoded by the exons ATGGACCGGCTTAAAGCAACGGGTCgccataaaattattgtaccTTTTAACTTCCTTTTTGATAGCAGCATCTTACAAATCTATTATAAATACTCGGTAGCACTCATGAGTGTTCTTGCATTTCCAACAATCCAAGAACACACTTACAATCTAAAGACTCTAATGGAAAGAATTCCTTCCCTGATCAGCATGATGATCAGACTTCTCTTTATCCATTGTTTAATTCATTCCTTAATTATTGCAGCATCAGCCAACACTAGTATTGACATAGACCAAGATGCGCTTCTTGCCCTGAAAGATCATATAACTTATGATCCAACCAATTTCTTTGCCAAAAATTGGCTCACAAATAGCACTATGGTCTGTAATTGGACGGGCGTCACCTGTGATATCAATCAACGTAGAGTCACAGCTCTGAATATTTCTTACTTAAGTCTTACAGGCAACATTCCTCGTCAACTTGGCAATCTATCTTCTCTGgaaatacttgatcttaactTTAACCGACTTTCGG GAGAAATTCCATGGGAGTTAGGGAATCTTGCAAAATTGGAGAAGTTATTGCTACATAATAATTTCTTGACTGGAACCATTCCTTTTTCTATCTTCAAACTTTCTTCTCTCCTGGATTTGAAATTGTCAGATAATAACCTAACAG GCACCATTCCTTCTCATAACCTTGGAAATCTATCTTCACTGCAACTACTTGATCTCAGTGATAACCAGCTCTCCGGTTCTATCCCTTCTTTCATCTTCAAGATTTCTTCTTTACAGGCTCTTCATTTCGGCAACAATAGATTATCTGGTGAACTTCCCGCAAATATTTGCGATAATCTTCCAtttctaaatttcttttctgTGTACAAGAACATGTTTTATGGCGGAATATCGTCCACTCTTTCAAATTGCAAGCATTTGAGAATCTTAGATTTGTCGTTCAATGATTTATGGGGAGACATACCAAAAGAAATCGGTAACCTGACCAAGCTTAAGGAGTTATTTCTTGACTTTAACATACTCCAAG GTGAGATACCGCATACTGTGGGTAATCTCCATAATTTGGAGTATCTATCGCttgttaataatgaattaGTTGGTACTGTTCCAGCTACAATCTTCAATGTTTCAACACTCAAATTAATTGAGCTTTCAAATAATACTTTTTTCGGAAGTCTTCCATCAAGCACAGATGTCCAACTTCCAAATCTTGAGGAGCTTTATTTGTGGGGTAATAATTTCAGTGGCACATTACCTAGTTTCATCTTTAATGCTTCTAATCTTTCTAAACTAAGCTTGGGAGATAACTCCTTCTCTGGTTTAATTCCCAACACATTTGGCAACTTAAGAAACCTTAAGCGGCTTcgtttatataataattatttgacatCACCCGAGTTGAGCTTTCTATCCTCTTTGTCAAATTGCaagtatttagaaataattgcATTATCAGGAAATCCACTAAATGGCATTATTCCGATGTCTGCGGGTAATCTTTCTCATTCTTTAGAAGAACTTTTCATGCCTGATTGCAATGTTAGTGGCAGAATTCCCAAAGAGATCGGCAACTTGGCCAACTTGGTTACTCTTGATTTAGGAGGCAATAAGTTTAATGGATCGATTCCGATTGCTCTCGGAAAATTGCAGAAGCTTCAACTTTTGAATTTGGATGATAATAAATTGGAAGGTTCAATCCCAGATGATATTTGTGGATTGGTTGAACTTTATAAGCTTGCTTTGGGTGATAACAAACTTTCTGGACAAATCCCTGCATGCTTTGGTAATCTAGCTTCTTTAAGGGAACTTTGGTTGGGTCCCAAtgagttaatttctttcatacCGTCCACTTTTTGGAACATTAAGGACATCATGTATGTTaacttttcatcaaattttttgaCTGGACCTCTCCCATTagagattgaaaatttgaaggcTTTGACTACTTTAGATTTTTCAATGAATAATTTGTCAGGTGTGATCCCAACTACAATTGGAGGCCTAAAAGGTCTCCAATATCTCTTCTTAGGACACAATAGATTGCAAGGCTCAATTCCTGATTCAGTTGGTGATTTAATAAGTTTGAAATCCTTGAATTTGTCTAATAATAATCTCTCTGGGCCTATTCCTACATCTTTAGAGAAACTCTCAGATCTCAAGGAACTAAATCTTTCTTTCAACAAGCTAGAAGGAGAGATTCCTAGGGGTGGACCTTTTGTAAACTTCTCAGCTAAGTCATTTATgggaaataatttattgtgtGGTTCTCCCAATTTACAAGTCCCACCATGCAGAGCTAGCATCGATCATAtatcaaagaaaaatgctCTTCTCCTAGGGATTATCTTGCCATTTAGTACTATCTTTGTAATAGTGATCATTTTGTTGATCTCTAGATATCAAACAAGAGGGGAAAATGTGCCAAATGAAGTTAACGTGCCACTTGAAGCAACTTGGAGAAGGTTTTCATATTTAGAACTCTTTCAGGCGACAAATGGATTTAGTGAAAACAATCTAATTGGAAGAGGAAGTTTTGGCTCTGTATACATAGCGAGACTTCAGAATGGGATTGAGGTTGCAGTGAAGACTTTTGACCTACAGCATGAAAGAGCATTTAAGAGTTTTGATACTGAGTGTGAAGTGATGAAAAGTATTCGCCATCGAAACCTTACCAAAATCATCAGTTCTTGTTCAAATGAAGATTTTAAGGCCTTAATATTAGAATACATGCGTAATGGAAGTCTGGAGAAGTGTTTGTATTCAGGAAACTACATTTtggatatttttcaaagattaaACATAATGATAGATGTTGCATCAGCTTTGGAATATCTGCACTTTGGTTATTCAGCTCCTGTAATTCACTGTGACTTGAAGCCTAGCAATGTGTTGTTGGACGATAACATGGTTGCTCATTTGAGTGATTTTGGCATCGCAAAACTTTTAATTGGAGAAGATCAATCAATGACTCAAACACAAACACTTGCCACACTAGGCTATATGGCACCAG AGTATGGAAGAGAAGGACGAGTATCAACAAAAGGGGATGTTTACAGCTTTGGGATTCTATTGATGGAAACATTTACAAGAAGGAAACCAActgatgaaattttttctgGAGAAATGACCTTGAAGCATTGGGTCAATGATTTTCTACCCATTTCAATGATGAAAATTATTGATGCAAATCTACTAATTACGGAGGATAAGCATTTTGCTGCCAAGGAGCAATGTGCATCATCTGTTTTCAATTTGGCTATGGAGTGTACTGTTGAATCACCGGATGAAAGAATTACAGCAAAAGAAATTGTTAGGAGActcttaaaaattagagacttcTTACTTAGAAATGTTGAAAGCTGA